CAGAGTACTGAGTCCTCAGTAGATTCTACTGATGTGATTATTTTAGTTTATGATTTTAGTTTAGATATTCTTCCTATAACGTATTCAGTAGATTATAAGTAAGTAGCCCTTACTCACAAGTAAAAATGGAAATCCACAGGCTCACAGGCTTCACAAACTTGTGCTCCTATAGGAACTGAAGAAAGGATTTACATTTTGGGATTAGTTTGTGGCCTCTCAAGAAGACTTTGGGAATTCAATGATGAAGGTGGCCAGTTACTTTTAAAGTTAAAGAAGAACAGCGCAATTTCAACTCAACTTCAAATGTGTTCATATATTGAGAGACATGTCCAAGTCAAACAACGCCATACAGGATACAGTGAGATGTGATAAACATGTCAGGTAGAATGCTAATTCAGAGCAAACAAAACACCTCTAAGATCCATTTTGTAATAAACCAAAAGATAGAGCTCTTTTGAAGATATTTTACTCTAGTTCTGAGCATAGCAGTCTTATGTTAAATTGGGCCTACTACATTGAAAAGCAGCCCATTTAAAATTCTATAAGATACATATTCTAGCTATAAGATATATAAATGCTGTGacaaatttgtattttgaaaaggtGTATGAATCAGGGTGGAAGATGATTTTAAGATACTTCCACTCCTGAGGATTCCCTTTAATAGGAAAAAACACATGTAGTTGTagtaaagaaatgtaaaaaggaAACACAGTAAGAGCAAGCTCACTCACTTCTGCTTCAATCCTGTAAGAAGTCTGATGTCCCAGTGATATCGGCTCATGCACATCGTATTTCATATGCTGGCGCTGTCTCTAGGCAGGTGAGAAGCAGTGAGGGTGCCAGGAGACATAGCCACAGACACCCAGCATGCTATGTGACTGGTAGAAAACAGTGCAGGGTCCAGAATGTGACTCTCTACTGTAAAGGAAGCCAAAATTGTCCAATTTGGTCAACCACTTTTAAGTTCACATTTTATGTATGTACTCAAAATAACTGAGCTATTTTAACCTCAGGGTTTCAGCCTCAGAGTAATGTGTGTATTCTGGCTTCTATTTCTGCTTGAGTTGATAGTTGGCTGAGGGGTGACGCTGGTGTCACTTCTTCAAATCTGGTTCAGAAATAGTTGAGTAAGGTAGAGTGTTCCACCCatcctttttgatatttttagttctgctctcctttcttttaaAGGAGTTCTTAGTGTATCTTAGTAGCACTAAAATACTAGTAGTAGGGTTTCCTAGGCTAAAATCACAGATGTCTATTTACTGGTACCTGTCATTGCATATGAGTAGAAAGGAAAATGTGATAttattagaagactcaatatttcaATTTTAGGTAAAAAAAATTCAGTCTCTCTAGAAGTgttcttttttgcttgttttccacttcccagtttcttttcctttatctatTTTGTAATGCACATAGTGTAGTTCTCAACCTTTGCTATACATTAGTCACTTCGGGAATGTTCAAAATACACCCACCACCAGGGTCCCAACCCCAGAGATTGATTCATTTGATCTAGGATTGGATCctggtgatattttaaaaaatgatccagGTAGGTTTAATGTGCTGCCAGGGTTCAAAACCATCATGGTTTCAAAGAGTCAAATTATCTAGGTTCTAGTTGCAGTGCTGCCATTTACCAGCTGGCTGACCTTAGTTCTCAATTTCCCATAGGGTGATGAGGTTGGATTAGAGATTCATAAAAATTCTGTAACTCTaaaccaaaattaaataaattgggATTCATATGATCTCATCTAGTTTGCTCAGCTCCAAAGAGATGAAAACCGAATTATCTGGAGTATGAGAGGTTGGTTTGAAGCAggtgagtaataataataataattaacttaaaaaagCTCATAAGtaaacttttctctctttcctcttcccaatTACAAGGCATGGgagaaaagaaacatagaaatTTAAGCTTAGAAATCACAAGAGACTTGTAAGGCTGCTTTGTCTATCCCCAACTCTCTTAAATTGGGATCTAGTCAGATGGTACCTGGggaacagagggaggagggagagagcttACTACACACCAAGAAGACAAATATAATACAAACCCCAAAGGCCTTACACTACTCACCAGACCATAATCTGGCCTGGTGCAAAGAGCGCGAGCGTGGAAGGCGGCGTAGGGATGTGTACACATACgtgaaccccccccccccccacccctcgtCATCCCCTGCGCTTACCGAGAGCGCCCAGAAGAGAGGGTGATCCTTGGCGACCAGCCTCGAGCCGGGTCCACCCAGGCCTCACCTCTACCCTGCCCCGCCCGCTCCttgccccgcccccacccagaGCGTTGTCTGGGCGGCGCTCAACCCCACCGAGAGCAGAAGGCGGCGGCGGCCACTCTCGTTCCCCGGGAGCTGGTTTTCGACCTCTTTCACCGAACCCGTCTCTGTGCTTGGGAAACCAGACTCCGACTCTGACCCGATCTCCCGCttctctgctgcttctctctaTTCTAGGCCCGCCAAAAAGGGCCAAATGGACCGAAGCCCTTGGCCCAAGCGCCGGCCCCTCCTCGCTCTCCGGATGGTCCTTAGTCCCGGGACTCTCagagcctcctgcctcctcctcctcacactTCTCTCAGACAAACCCTAATTCCCCCAATCTCACCTCCCCACTTCTCCACGCTCCCACCAGCTCCCCTCAGTACCTCTCCGCACGTCCTTTGCCACCAGCCCTATTTTCCAGAGCTTCCACATCCTGGGTGCCCGCGtcccccgcccccgcgccgcgTCCCAGGTCCTCGACATCACCTGCTCTCCCCACTCGCTCatacttccctctccctcccctcaggtAACCCCTTGCGGCCCCCCACCCCGGGGACCCCTCTCTCCACGCTAcgctctccctccttccaggacCCCGCCCACGACACCTCGGGAGCCCCTCTACGCGCTCACTCTTTCACCGCCGGGCCCGGATGTCCCCCCAGCGTTCCCTCCTTTCCAAACCCCTGGGCAGCCCCAATCCCCGGTCACAGCCCATCTCCGGACCTgacactccccctccccccagacgCTGCCACTCCTTTACCTCCCGACCTGACCCACAGGGCGCTCCCCTCCGCCCCGGCTCGCCGTCCTCCCCCACTCCCGGGCGCCCCCACTTGCTCACACTCTCCACGCCCTCCCCCctctgtcccccccccccccccgccccggccccagcCCGCAGATCGCGCCCGGGAGGGGCAGTCGTCGCCCGCGGGGCGCCCGCCGTGCCCGGGCCTGGGCAGCCGGGAGGTGACGCGGCCCCCGCGGGAGGAGCCCGGGAGGCGGAGGGGCGGAGGAGGCGCGGGCGGCGGCacggagcggcggcggcggcagcagcggcgtAGGGCGCGGGCCCTCGACGCCGACTTCACGGACCCAAGGGGCGGCGGCGGCTGAGGGACCCCGGGCGGCGCGTGAGGAGGAGCGACCTGCGCCCGACCCTGCTACGCGTCGGAGCTCGCTCGGACCAGGGCGTTGGCAGCCGAGGGGCCCTGGCCCCGGCACTCTCCGCCGCTGGCCCTTGTCATCCCTTCTCCGCTTTCGCTTCTCCTCTCTAGCTCCGAGGGGTCTCCGGCGGCCGGCCTGGGCCCCGCGGCCCTCTCCGCTCCCTTTCTGGAGGGGTCCCCTCCCGGCGCCGGGGAGCCCTGTGACGCGTCAGCCGGCCGGCCGGCTGAGCCGCTTCTCCGGGAAATTAGCCCCTGCTGCCTCCCTACCCTACCCTCTCGGCTCCCGCCTCGGCGCCCCTCCGGCTCGCGGGACGCTTCGAGCGAGTTCCCAGGACTCGTGCCGGGGGCCGGTTCGCAGCTACCCCTCTCCCCGTTCGGGCGGCGCGcgggcccccgcccccgcccccgccgcggcCGGACACCCTCGCGCCCCAGCCCGCGCCGCCTCCCGCCTGCTCCCTCCAGTCACCCCACCCTGAGCGGTCCGCGCCACCTTACTCCACCAGCCTCCCCGGGCGCTCCGCGCGCTCCGCGGCCAGGCCCGGCCTCCCGCTCCTCTCCCCCCGAAACTGCTCACTTGCCAGCCCTTCGCCCCCGGGAAGAAGAAACATTTCCCGGAGCGCtctcctcaccctccctccccccgcactcgccctgccctccccccgcTCTTTCTGtcttgggggaggggggctgTCGCCTCGGATTGAAGGCCATTGATTTGTATGTATTTGTCCCAGCGCCGGAGGCTGCCCCAGCCGCCCGCgcgggtgccgccgccgccgccgccgcccgtgGAGTTGCCTCCCCGCTTCCCTAGGGTGGTTAGGCTCCACCAAAGATGTCGGCTCCTGtcgggccgcggggccgcccggCTCCCACCCCGGTGGCCTCTCAGCGGCCTCTGCAGCCCGAGATGCCCGACCTCAGCCACCTCacggaggaggagaggaaaatcaTCCTGGCCGTCATGGATcggcagaagaaagaagaggagaaggagcagtCGGTGCTCAAGTAAGGACCCGGCTCCATCTtcccgcctccctccctgccctccgcCCCCTCGGCCGCTGCCCTGCGGCCGCCTGCGCGCCCCGGATCGTCGCTCTCCCTCCCGCCGGCGGCGCCTGGGCCACGAGGGCTGCGGCCGGCGTCGGCCGCCGGGGCTGCTTTCTGGGTGTTAGTGCGCGGGGGTGTGTGTCGGGGAGGGAGGGCGCCGAGGCCAGCTGAGGTGAGGGTGGAGAGCCTTTGGGCGGTGTAATTTTCCCGGGCGTCCTTCCGGCTTTCCCGGCGGGCCAGTTCGGCTCCGGGGCccgggtggggctggggctgaacCCCGGCTCCGCGCGTCCCTTCTTTCCCGCCGCCCCCGTGCGGAGGCAGTGACTGGGGCAATGGATCCAATATGGCCGTGCACAGGTGCTCCCGGCCGGGACCCGGGCGAAGGCGCGCCGGCCGGGGATGCGGGTGCCGCCGGGGGCCCCTCGTCCCGCGCCTCCACAGGGCGACTCTGACCCCAACGCGGAGAGAAGCAGCGCTGCCCACGGTCGCCGCGGGCAGGAGGGCGGCTGTGCGGGCGAGGGGCCTAAGCTCTGTCGCGTCTCGGGTGGGTGTGCGGCCGCCGCCAtcttccagcccctccccttcgGCGGGTTCCAACACCCTGCGCTCTGCTGCTCTTCCTGTCTGCAACTAGTAAATCTGTTTAATCCTGAGGAGACTGTGAAGAGACTCCAGTTCCTCCGATTACTGCAGTTTGGGTTGCTTCCTACCCTGTGAAGTTCTATTATTCGTGCTTATAGTCTGGGCAGCTAGGATTTTGCCGAGGGTAGGAGAGGGAAAGCAGCGCCCAGGCAGCAGTTTAGCGGCTGTGTAACTTCAGCACCAGGGAACTGTCCAGACAGAGAGAGCTGTCGCTCTGAGACTCCTCTTCTTGTCAGTTTAGTAGAgatttgtttctacaggtttgcttttaaatgttttatggtTATTTGATTTCTCAGTTACTATGTGAGATTGTGTAGAAGATATGtaacctttttatatttttccaactCAACTGTTTTTTTACTTGAAATGAATTAGTCACTAGGAGATTACCTCGCACAGTTTATATGCCAAAGATGGGACCGTTCTTTTGCCTGTTATCAAGTATGCTTTTCCCGTATTCTCCACAGAAACACACAATTGAAAGTGTAGAGTTCCTCTCTGAAGGAACTAACACACTGACCTCGCatgatgtaaattttaaaaacaggttgTTGAATTCAGTATTCTTTAATGTACTTATAAAGAAACAATtctctattttcacattttaatgaaaaatacaactttaaataatttatggtAACAAATGTATCAAATATCTGTACATATTCGAGAAAAGTACTACTTCTCAAAAATTACTGAGGGAGTAGGAGAACAAATGTATTTCTGACGTATTAACTGAAATAAAGAAGAATTGCTTCTTCAAAGCTAATTTCTGGGTTTGAGTACTTGTTTGGGAATGTGATTTATTGGTAggctttggaaatgaaaaaaggtTAAGAGATTTAAATAGCTTATTTCAACTAATGGGagaataaagtattatttttaaaagctttttgagCATACTCCTAGCTTTGCTTAACTTTACTATATATGCTGATAATGCCAAGCTTTTGGTGACTTAGAGTTTGATATTTAGATATATGAATCCATTTTTTACTGTGATTGCTTTAAAATTAGTGTTGCCAAAATGATGCTCAAATaaaatgtagttttatttctttgacccccatatgtatttaaatataccATGTGTTTTTCTTTACAGTATGCTAAATCATAGTATTTATTGGATAGTTCACTATAGTTCTAAATCTATTTATTGttctaatatatagaaatttaaattaactttaaGCTGTGAATTGAGAATTACTCATAATGAACTGTATATTAGGAAAATGTTGTGAAAGGGTTTTTTAGGTACCTATGTGTGCCTATATTACATTTCTATGTAaacctgcatactatgcaaatacatATAATGTTTGTGCATTCACATTTGCACAGTTTACGTAGAAACAAACATTCTCTACACATATATTCACACAGTCTATGAAATTACATTGATGAAAAATCTAttcatattcatttaaaatatctatcTGCATTTCTACCTAACTTAGTCTTGGAAGGGTTTATACCTCAAAATAGCCTATATAGGTTCacaattatttttgtattcattttgaCAAGAAGTTCTTTGGAGGTTAAAgcataatatatttgaaaatttaattttgaacattctttaaaaatgcttttggcTTTTGTAATAAAATAAGATTAGGCAAGGAAAATGAGCGAAAGAGTATACTTTATAACAGAGTTGTGATAGAGATAAAACCTTTTGAAGAATTTGACAATTTATTAAGCAGTATATTATCAATATTGGATATTAAGTTACAAATACTATATCtaggaaaaaataatactaattttCTTCAATGATTATTATTTCCCATTAAGTTTTAGGGGCCATTTATCTGGTCATGACCAcattatcttttgtttctttttagtgatgTCCATTTAATTGCATGTTAACATCTATTCTGAGAGGTCATAGGCAGAGAGAAATAAACTGAATTCAAATTCATGTCTGTAGCCCTTTAACaactaagttaaaaaataagtttgaTGTGCGAAAAATGGAAACTAttggatgaaaatatttttgcatgaTCTGTGAGTTTCACTATTCATATTAAATATTCATACAAAGTGGGGAGTGCATGCCCAAGGGCATCAAAGATGATATATTGGAGTACAGGAAGAAAgtattaaaacttttatttacatttctatttttatttgaaaaagaaataaattaagctTTACTGATACTTAATATATACACTCACAATATTCAGAtgcatttaatttataaataaatatgcatgtaTTGAGAGGTTCCTGCCTGAGATATTTTTAATGAGAGAGGTGAGCGATCAAAACAGATTGAGACCACTAATCTGTCTCTTTTAGGATCCTGAATAATTAAAAACTACTTGTATTTAATTATCAGCAATTTCTTCAAAGCCTAGCTGAACATCTACATACTCAGGAAATCTTCTATCACCATCAAATAataccattttatatatgagTGAGACACTGAAATTTTGGAAGCATTTCTATATCTCAGTAGATCCTTCAATAGATCAGTAGGTACTTTCTTTATCCTTACATAAATTCCTTTAACAGTTTTGGTTTGGATAACTCAATCCATCAGTAAAATCTATAATATCCTCTTACTGATTAATGTTTTTAAGCCTTGTCTTTCAAGACTGTAAACTTCTTGAGGGCAAGAATAAACATATACTCTTCTTTGGTGTTTGTGTTTTGTGCATCCTTAACacctgcacatagtaggtacctAATAAATAATGTTGGTTTGTCTTCTGGTAATGTTAATAAGGTAGTAATCAATTTTGTTgggaaaatgaagaataattttttttgaaagaaaagcataatttttaaaaagtttatattttccagtgagggttttttttttttggtgtggtattgtgaaaaaaaatgtttaaggaaaCCAAACCCACTGAAATCAATAgaaaagtatgtatttattgaatttctactGTGTGCATATCAGTCTTTTAGATGAGGTGTTTTTGTAACAAATTAGAAATTATGTGTTTCTTGACATGTaaattatcttttcattctcagttcagattttctgtaAATGTCAAAGGGACAATTTGCTCCCCAAATAAAGGAAGACAGTAAGTAAAAATTTCTATGATAGATCAAGGTAATAATTTAGCTTATATTTAAATCATAGGTGAGcagttctaaattttttttaataattaaattttaaaagtactttccAAAGTCAACTTATAAACGTCTTTATTTAGTAGGTAATATATACATATGGGCACGAAATTTCTTAGTTACCTATTTCCACTAGCTAGGGACaactactgttgccattttattgtGTACTCTTCCAGAAATATTCTATGTATAAGAGTAAATATGTGCATATACCAAATattgtgtgtctgtatgtgtgtgtacatgtgtggaTGTATATGGGTAAAGATGAAAAACAGAGATGTGTCTTGCTGTTTACTTTTTAGGAGGTCAATTCCACACTCATTAGTATACAGCTGCCTTGTgcattttaatggctgcatgatATCCCATTTTAtgacttttataatttctttaactAGTACCATATTTTTGAGTATTTAAGTTGACTCTAATTATTTTGCCATTAGAAACAATACTGTTATAAATATCTTTGTACCTAAATTATTTCCCACAAGTGTGAATATATCcctgggataaattcctagaaatagaattgtTTGGTCAAAAGgtcagtatattttaaattttaataaatattgccaaatttaCTTTCATAGAGGAAGTATGCATAAGTGACATATACTAGGGAGACTTTGTCACATCTTTGGCAACTCATTGTGTGATAATCCTTTCCAGTCTATTGGTGAAAAATATGCCATTGTAGATTTAATTGCAATTTTCTTATTATCCGTGAGGTTGAGAgctttttacatttgttttgagccttttgtatttctttttttgttggtcatttttattgatttgtagaggCTCTTTATATGTCATTGGTTTTATGACCttgtttatacctttttttactggtcaagattttttaaaaatgtatttgaatttatatttgttttatggcTGATGGGTTTGTGATATACTTAGAGTGATCCTCCTCATTCTAATACTTAAAAAATGACTATTTTCTTCTCATAGctaaatgaaattttaagaatGTGGTATGTCAGATAAATGATGCGATTTAATCatgaaaacttttaaacaaaaatcaTTATTGCACATGTAAATTACCATGGCCATTGCCAAAAATTGAGAACTTGTAGTGTTTAGTGACTCAAAATGCATTCTAAAAAGTTGGTTGGCATTTTATGAGAAGGTACCtaataaattctttaaatatatattttattctaaagtaactagaagaattaaataatatCTTCTTATTGAAGATATATattgataggggctggcccagtggtggagtggttgagtttgcccactcagctttgggggcccagggtttcccggtttggatcctgggcgtggcctagcacctctcatcaagccatgctgaggcagtgtcccatgtggTAGAACTAGAAgatcctacaactagaatatacagctatgttctggggggctttgggaagaagaagaagaagaagaagaagaaaaaaagatcagcaacagatgttagctcagggccagtttttaaaaataaaagtacatatatatatagatagatacataaagAACTGACTATACCGTGTGATGAAGAGGGAGGTAGTGGAGGTAGGTGTGGCCcgtgtttcctcatctatattaTCTGAGTAATAACACCTACTTTGAAGGATTATTTTGATCAGTATAGATTATTTAAATGTCCTGGCACAAGTGGGTGTGCAATAAATAGTTGTTAACTGATTATAGACAGCAGTCTCTTAACCTTAGTATTATCATAGCATTCCTGGGtgaaatcttccttttttttttttttaaagattggcacctgagctaacatctgttgccagtcttttttttttcctttcgtcttcttctccccaaagccctccagtacatagttgcatattctagttgtagatccttctggttgtgctatgtgggatgctgcctcagcatggcttaaggagcggtgccctgtcctcgcccaggatccgaaccggggaagccacggggctggctcccccaacccccccccccctttttttttttattaagttgaGAGATTCTTTTCCTGTCTACTGGGAAGTCAAAATATGCCTGGAGGACTTTTCAGTGACTTCATTTTTTGTCTAGAAGACCAAGGATGGGAAGAGGGAATGTGTCAAATTGGAAGCAGTTTCCTCAAGAAAAACCATTAGGGAATCTGATAACTAAGGTGTAGCAGTGAAAATAATACTGACACCAAGTTGTTGGTTATTGGCAAGCTACTGATTGTTGTGGGTGAATGTGAGGGAACTAATTTGTAAAAATTATTCTGTGATTGTCCTTAGATTTGGCaaagatcaatttttttttactctattaataaatcaaaatatgtatttacttatttgtcaTATTCATATTGTATCTGAGAAGTCAGAGAATTTTATTAGGTTAATCTAATTCTGAAGCATGATTATTAGAGCTTAGAATGCTCATCACCTTTCCATTGCCCCTAAAATACACACAATCTTTGTATGACTGCCTCTTTCTTATCCTTCTGGCCTTAGCTTCAAATTTGCCTCCTTAGAGAGGTCTTTCCTGATCACTCTTAAGtaggttttctcctttattatcTATCACAACATCTTTAATAGTTCCCCAGTTATACTTATCAAAATTTGCAgtgatttctttacttgtttgtGGGCTGTCTCCCCTGCTGGATTATAAACTCCCAGAGAGCAGACACCATGTTTGTCGTGTACACTATTTCAGCCTCACCTTCTCATCTAACGCACTACCTTACACATAGTAGTACTTCAAAATATTagttagggggccagccctgtggcccagtggttaagttcccgtgctccgctttggcggcccagggtttctccagttcaaatcctgggcaccgacatggcactgctcatcaggctacgctgaggtggcgtcccacat
Above is a genomic segment from Equus asinus isolate D_3611 breed Donkey chromosome 12, EquAss-T2T_v2, whole genome shotgun sequence containing:
- the LOC139039808 gene encoding basic salivary proline-rich protein 3-like, whose amino-acid sequence is MSPQRSLLSKPLGSPNPRSQPISGPDTPPPPRRCHSFTSRPDPQGAPLRPGSPSSPTPGRPHLLTLSTPSPLCPPPPPAPAPARRSRPGGAVVARGAPAVPGPGQPGGDAAPAGGAREAEGRRRRGRRHGAAAAAAAASEGSPAAGLGPAALSAPFLEGSPPGAGEPCDASAGRPAEPLLREISPCCLPTLPSRLPPRRPSGSRDASSEFPGLVPGAGSQLPLSPFGRRAGPRPRPRRGRTPSRPSPRRLPPAPSSHPTLSGPRHLTPPASPGAPRAPRPGPASRSSPPETAHLPALRPREEETFPGALSSPSLPPHSPCPPPALSVLGEGGCRLGLKAIDLYVFVPAPEAAPAARAGAAAAAAARGVASPLP